The Caenorhabditis elegans chromosome II genome has a segment encoding these proteins:
- the nlp-63 gene encoding Neuropeptide-Like Protein (Product from WormBase gene class nlp;~Confirmed by transcript evidence) — MLVSLLICLALVAVASAMPFYASSNDGDVVRQFPQQGVLENMVNEIMRVQSVEQMNNHHVRRQIFSRKFW; from the exons ATGCTCGTGAGTCTGCTGATCTGCTTGGCCCTTGTCGCCGTCGCGTCGGCCATGCCTTTTTAT GCTTCATCGAATGATGGAGACGTGGTGCGTCAGTTCCCTCAACAGGGAGTACTCGAGAATATGGTCAATGAGATAATGCGAGTACAGAGTGTCGAGCAGATGAACAATCATCATGTAAGACGTCAGATATTCTCACGGAAATTTTGGTGA
- the daf-19 gene encoding RFX-like transcription factor daf-19 (Confirmed by transcript evidence) yields the protein MEVIQHSTDDPNGTREEFDYNQIEYGNAVTPNGTYTLYAPDSNYAPYYQYSNNMQSSPQDNAPYLVPAPQSPVSIDDADSINLPNNQRASPATVNWLFENYEIGEGSLPRCELYDHYKKHCAEHRMDPVNAASFGKLIRSVFHNLKTRRLGTRGNSKYHYYGIRLKDSSTLHSMQHPQPQIIQNTYTPPMQLPQRDAYADTVNQVAAIKYMDVEIPDKRARKDNSSSSSSCRDSVSPCMDLPAQQTIQHTPVHSVIPSTQQPAPLHNNNVVSYVVTESDKAAMGKIDLPIVPFPDKDALMATIGFRKLGVGEEELNSLIDIYEILCREILALIKNIDFASVEDTWSKFWSGNFGVDRDHISALCTLDQVQDYIIEVDLALYQTIVDTLIPNVLLSELSTGMTQTCRTFAKNIDVYLRKSLMLANLGEFFVKKKIQAIKYLQQGLKRYTSLNHLAHASRGVLMKPEQVQQMYQDYIRVDINTVHQQAGWICGCDSVMVHHVNNAFKHNLQRMSAMEVWAEWLESIVDQVLAKYHDKPANVIANVGKQFLLNWSFYTSMIIRDLTLRSAMSFGSFTLIRLLADDYMYYLIESKIAKAGKQQLITVIRADKDWPLTTNPQEYIVVANDNDEDLDLEKAGLL from the exons atggagGTCATCCAACACTCGACAGACGATCCGAATGGCACGCGAGAGGAATTCGACTATAATCAAATTGAATATGGAAA CGCGGTTACTCCAAATGGCACATACACTCTCTATGCTCCGGATTCAAACTATGCGCCGTACTATCAG tattcaAACAACATGCAGTCAAGCCCTCAAGACAATGCACCATATTTGGTCCCTGCTCCACAGTCCCCGGTCTCGATCGACGACGCAGACTCGATCAACTTGCCGAACAATCAACGAGCTTCCCCCGCAACG GTGAACTGGCTCTTCGAGAATTACGAGATTGGAGAAGGGTCGCTGCCAAGATGTGAACTCTACGATCACTACAAAAA GCATTGCGCTGAACATCGAATGGATCCAGTGAACGCTGCCTCATTCGGAAAGCTCATCCGATCCGTCTTCCACAACCTCAAGACCCGACGGCTGGGCACCCGCGGCAACTCGAAGTACCACTACTATGGCATCCGTCTGAAGGACTCCTCAACGCTTCATTCCATGCAGCATCCACAGCCTCAAATCATTCAAAACACATACACTCCGCCAATGCAGCTACCGCAAAGAGATGCGTATGCTGATACGGTAAACCAGGTGGCAGCAATCAAATATATGGATGTTGAGATTCCGGATAAACGAGCGAGAAAGGACAACTCATCGTCGTCATCATCCTGCAGAGA cagcgTCTCTCCTTGCATGGATCTTCCAGCTCAACAAACCATACAGCATACCCCCGTCCACTCAGTCATACCATCAACGCAACAACCTGCTCCATTACATAACAACAATGTAGTATCGTATGTAGTAACTGAAAGTGATAAAGCCGCGATGGGAAAGATTGATCTTCCAATTGTGCCGTTTCCGGATAAGGATGCACTGATGGCTACTATTgg attccgaAAACTTGGCGTCGGAGAGGAAGAGCTCAACTCTTTGATTGACATCTACGAAATCTTGTGCCGAGAAATTCTGGCTCTGAtcaaaaacattgattttgcATCAGTAGAAGACACTTGGAGCAAATTTTGGTCCGGAAACTTTGGAGTTGATCGAGATCACATTAGTGCTCTTTGTACACTCGATCAAGTTCAAGACTACATTATTGAAGTGGACCTTGCATTGTACCAAACCATCGTCGATACTCTTATCCCAAACGTTTTGCTCTCGGAGCTCTCCACAGGAATGACCCAGACGTGCCGAACATTTGCTAAAAATATTGATGTGTACTTGAGGAAATCGCTGATGCTCGCAAATCTCGGAGAGTTTTTCGTAAAAAAGAAGATCCAGGCAATCAAGTATTTGCAACAAGGGCTCAAACGATACACTTCTTTGAATCATTTGGCTCACGCTTCTCGTGGAGTTTTGATGAAACCAGAGCAAGTTCAGCAGATGTATCAAGACTATATTCGAGTTGATATCAACACAGTCCACCAGCAAGCCGGATGGATTTGTGGTTGCGATAGTGTCATGGTGCACCATGTGAACAACGCCTTCAAGCATAACCTTCAACGGATGAGTGCAATGGAGGTATGGGCCGAGTGGCTGGAAAGTATTGTGGATCAAGTGCTCGCCAAGTATcacgacaaaccggcaaacgtGATTGCTAATGTCGGAAAGCAATTTCTGCTCAACTGGAGTTTCTACACATCGATGATCATTCGGGATCTGACTTTGCGATCAGCCATGTCATTCGGATCTTTCACTCTGATTAGGTTGCTGGCCGATGATTACATGTATTATTTAATTGAGTCGAAAATTGCTAAA GCCGGAAAACAACAACTCATCACGGTAATTCGTGCCGACAAGGACTGGCCGTTGACTACAAACCCTCAGGAATACATAGTGGTAGCCAATGACAATGACGAAGACCTTGACCTCGAGAAAGCAGGTCTTCTGTAA
- the daf-19 gene encoding RFX-like transcription factor daf-19 (Confirmed by transcript evidence): MYLPQCNTMYSAVTPNGTYTLYAPDSNYAPYYQYSNNMQSSPQDNAPYLVPAPQSPVSIDDADSINLPNNQRASPATVNWLFENYEIGEGSLPRCELYDHYKKHCAEHRMDPVNAASFGKLIRSVFHNLKTRRLGTRGNSKYHYYGIRLKDSSTLHSMQHPQPQIIQNTYTPPMQLPQRDAYADTVNQVAAIKYMDVEIPDKRARKDNSSSSSSCRDSVSPCMDLPAQQTIQHTPVHSVIPSTQQPAPLHNNNVVSYVVTESDKAAMGKIDLPIVPFPDKDALMATIGFRKLGVGEEELNSLIDIYEILCREILALIKNIDFASVEDTWSKFWSGNFGVDRDHISALCTLDQVQDYIIEVDLALYQTIVDTLIPNVLLSELSTGMTQTCRTFAKNIDVYLRKSLMLANLGEFFVKKKIQAIKYLQQGLKRYTSLNHLAHASRGVLMKPEQVQQMYQDYIRVDINTVHQQAGWICGCDSVMVHHVNNAFKHNLQRMSAMEVWAEWLESIVDQVLAKYHDKPANVIANVGKQFLLNWSFYTSMIIRDLTLRSAMSFGSFTLIRLLADDYMYYLIESKIAKAGKQQLITVIRADKDWPLTTNPQEYIVVANDNDEDLDLEKAGLL, translated from the exons ATGTACCTACCACAGTGCAATACCATGTACAG CGCGGTTACTCCAAATGGCACATACACTCTCTATGCTCCGGATTCAAACTATGCGCCGTACTATCAG tattcaAACAACATGCAGTCAAGCCCTCAAGACAATGCACCATATTTGGTCCCTGCTCCACAGTCCCCGGTCTCGATCGACGACGCAGACTCGATCAACTTGCCGAACAATCAACGAGCTTCCCCCGCAACG GTGAACTGGCTCTTCGAGAATTACGAGATTGGAGAAGGGTCGCTGCCAAGATGTGAACTCTACGATCACTACAAAAA GCATTGCGCTGAACATCGAATGGATCCAGTGAACGCTGCCTCATTCGGAAAGCTCATCCGATCCGTCTTCCACAACCTCAAGACCCGACGGCTGGGCACCCGCGGCAACTCGAAGTACCACTACTATGGCATCCGTCTGAAGGACTCCTCAACGCTTCATTCCATGCAGCATCCACAGCCTCAAATCATTCAAAACACATACACTCCGCCAATGCAGCTACCGCAAAGAGATGCGTATGCTGATACGGTAAACCAGGTGGCAGCAATCAAATATATGGATGTTGAGATTCCGGATAAACGAGCGAGAAAGGACAACTCATCGTCGTCATCATCCTGCAGAGA cagcgTCTCTCCTTGCATGGATCTTCCAGCTCAACAAACCATACAGCATACCCCCGTCCACTCAGTCATACCATCAACGCAACAACCTGCTCCATTACATAACAACAATGTAGTATCGTATGTAGTAACTGAAAGTGATAAAGCCGCGATGGGAAAGATTGATCTTCCAATTGTGCCGTTTCCGGATAAGGATGCACTGATGGCTACTATTgg attccgaAAACTTGGCGTCGGAGAGGAAGAGCTCAACTCTTTGATTGACATCTACGAAATCTTGTGCCGAGAAATTCTGGCTCTGAtcaaaaacattgattttgcATCAGTAGAAGACACTTGGAGCAAATTTTGGTCCGGAAACTTTGGAGTTGATCGAGATCACATTAGTGCTCTTTGTACACTCGATCAAGTTCAAGACTACATTATTGAAGTGGACCTTGCATTGTACCAAACCATCGTCGATACTCTTATCCCAAACGTTTTGCTCTCGGAGCTCTCCACAGGAATGACCCAGACGTGCCGAACATTTGCTAAAAATATTGATGTGTACTTGAGGAAATCGCTGATGCTCGCAAATCTCGGAGAGTTTTTCGTAAAAAAGAAGATCCAGGCAATCAAGTATTTGCAACAAGGGCTCAAACGATACACTTCTTTGAATCATTTGGCTCACGCTTCTCGTGGAGTTTTGATGAAACCAGAGCAAGTTCAGCAGATGTATCAAGACTATATTCGAGTTGATATCAACACAGTCCACCAGCAAGCCGGATGGATTTGTGGTTGCGATAGTGTCATGGTGCACCATGTGAACAACGCCTTCAAGCATAACCTTCAACGGATGAGTGCAATGGAGGTATGGGCCGAGTGGCTGGAAAGTATTGTGGATCAAGTGCTCGCCAAGTATcacgacaaaccggcaaacgtGATTGCTAATGTCGGAAAGCAATTTCTGCTCAACTGGAGTTTCTACACATCGATGATCATTCGGGATCTGACTTTGCGATCAGCCATGTCATTCGGATCTTTCACTCTGATTAGGTTGCTGGCCGATGATTACATGTATTATTTAATTGAGTCGAAAATTGCTAAA GCCGGAAAACAACAACTCATCACGGTAATTCGTGCCGACAAGGACTGGCCGTTGACTACAAACCCTCAGGAATACATAGTGGTAGCCAATGACAATGACGAAGACCTTGACCTCGAGAAAGCAGGTCTTCTGTAA
- the daf-19 gene encoding RFX-like transcription factor daf-19 (Confirmed by transcript evidence), producing MTNEEPVPSTSSVLSAAEKNVKIETPSRKRKGLDIDALWRKKFKDVENQKSPEKSEKSEKTIKEEPLETHPSGERKLRSASKDSKSLSKETHNTISTRSSSSGTPRKKMEPEDVKPNIKMLKKSLPVSFQCSNLNDGTVGDEMEVIQHSTDDPNGTREEFDYNQIEYGNAVTPNGTYTLYAPDSNYAPYYQYSNNMQSSPQDNAPYLVPAPQSPVSIDDADSINLPNNQRASPATVNWLFENYEIGEGSLPRCELYDHYKKHCAEHRMDPVNAASFGKLIRSVFHNLKTRRLGTRGNSKYHYYGIRLKDSSTLHSMQHPQPQIIQNTYTPPMQLPQRDAYADTVNQVAAIKYMDVEIPDKRARKDNSSSSSSCRDSVSPCMDLPAQQTIQHTPVHSVIPSTQQPAPLHNNNVVSYVVTESDKAAMGKIDLPIVPFPDKDALMATIGFRKLGVGEEELNSLIDIYEILCREILALIKNIDFASVEDTWSKFWSGNFGVDRDHISALCTLDQVQDYIIEVDLALYQTIVDTLIPNVLLSELSTGMTQTCRTFAKNIDVYLRKSLMLANLGEFFVKKKIQAIKYLQQGLKRYTSLNHLAHASRGVLMKPEQVQQMYQDYIRVDINTVHQQAGWICGCDSVMVHHVNNAFKHNLQRMSAMEVWAEWLESIVDQVLAKYHDKPANVIANVGKQFLLNWSFYTSMIIRDLTLRSAMSFGSFTLIRLLADDYMYYLIESKIAKAGKQQLITVIRADKDWPLTTNPQEYIVVANDNDEDLDLEKAGLL from the exons ATGACCAATGAGGAGCCGGTGCCATCGACGAGCAGTGTGCTCAGTGCAGCCGAGAAAAACGTGAAGAT agagaCTCCTTCAAGGAAGCGAAAAGGACTTGATATTGATGCACTTTGGAGGAAGAAATTTAAAGatgtcgaaaatcaaaaatcaccggagaaatctgaaaagtctgaaaaaacgATTAAAGAAGAGCCTCTAGAAACACATCCATCTGGAGAAAGAAAACTTCGATCTGCATCCAAAGATTCAAAATc attatcaaAAGAAACTCACAATACAATAAGCACAAGGTCTTCTTCGTCTGGAACACCTCGTAAGAAAATGGAGCCTGAAGATGTGAAGCCAAATATCAAGATGCTCAAGAAATCATTGCCAGTCTCATTTCAATGTTCTAACCTAAATGATGGTACCGTGGGAGATG aaatggagGTCATCCAACACTCGACAGACGATCCGAATGGCACGCGAGAGGAATTCGACTATAATCAAATTGAATATGGAAA CGCGGTTACTCCAAATGGCACATACACTCTCTATGCTCCGGATTCAAACTATGCGCCGTACTATCAG tattcaAACAACATGCAGTCAAGCCCTCAAGACAATGCACCATATTTGGTCCCTGCTCCACAGTCCCCGGTCTCGATCGACGACGCAGACTCGATCAACTTGCCGAACAATCAACGAGCTTCCCCCGCAACG GTGAACTGGCTCTTCGAGAATTACGAGATTGGAGAAGGGTCGCTGCCAAGATGTGAACTCTACGATCACTACAAAAA GCATTGCGCTGAACATCGAATGGATCCAGTGAACGCTGCCTCATTCGGAAAGCTCATCCGATCCGTCTTCCACAACCTCAAGACCCGACGGCTGGGCACCCGCGGCAACTCGAAGTACCACTACTATGGCATCCGTCTGAAGGACTCCTCAACGCTTCATTCCATGCAGCATCCACAGCCTCAAATCATTCAAAACACATACACTCCGCCAATGCAGCTACCGCAAAGAGATGCGTATGCTGATACGGTAAACCAGGTGGCAGCAATCAAATATATGGATGTTGAGATTCCGGATAAACGAGCGAGAAAGGACAACTCATCGTCGTCATCATCCTGCAGAGA cagcgTCTCTCCTTGCATGGATCTTCCAGCTCAACAAACCATACAGCATACCCCCGTCCACTCAGTCATACCATCAACGCAACAACCTGCTCCATTACATAACAACAATGTAGTATCGTATGTAGTAACTGAAAGTGATAAAGCCGCGATGGGAAAGATTGATCTTCCAATTGTGCCGTTTCCGGATAAGGATGCACTGATGGCTACTATTgg attccgaAAACTTGGCGTCGGAGAGGAAGAGCTCAACTCTTTGATTGACATCTACGAAATCTTGTGCCGAGAAATTCTGGCTCTGAtcaaaaacattgattttgcATCAGTAGAAGACACTTGGAGCAAATTTTGGTCCGGAAACTTTGGAGTTGATCGAGATCACATTAGTGCTCTTTGTACACTCGATCAAGTTCAAGACTACATTATTGAAGTGGACCTTGCATTGTACCAAACCATCGTCGATACTCTTATCCCAAACGTTTTGCTCTCGGAGCTCTCCACAGGAATGACCCAGACGTGCCGAACATTTGCTAAAAATATTGATGTGTACTTGAGGAAATCGCTGATGCTCGCAAATCTCGGAGAGTTTTTCGTAAAAAAGAAGATCCAGGCAATCAAGTATTTGCAACAAGGGCTCAAACGATACACTTCTTTGAATCATTTGGCTCACGCTTCTCGTGGAGTTTTGATGAAACCAGAGCAAGTTCAGCAGATGTATCAAGACTATATTCGAGTTGATATCAACACAGTCCACCAGCAAGCCGGATGGATTTGTGGTTGCGATAGTGTCATGGTGCACCATGTGAACAACGCCTTCAAGCATAACCTTCAACGGATGAGTGCAATGGAGGTATGGGCCGAGTGGCTGGAAAGTATTGTGGATCAAGTGCTCGCCAAGTATcacgacaaaccggcaaacgtGATTGCTAATGTCGGAAAGCAATTTCTGCTCAACTGGAGTTTCTACACATCGATGATCATTCGGGATCTGACTTTGCGATCAGCCATGTCATTCGGATCTTTCACTCTGATTAGGTTGCTGGCCGATGATTACATGTATTATTTAATTGAGTCGAAAATTGCTAAA GCCGGAAAACAACAACTCATCACGGTAATTCGTGCCGACAAGGACTGGCCGTTGACTACAAACCCTCAGGAATACATAGTGGTAGCCAATGACAATGACGAAGACCTTGACCTCGAGAAAGCAGGTCTTCTGTAA
- the daf-19 gene encoding RFX-like transcription factor daf-19 (Confirmed by transcript evidence) produces the protein MTNEEPVPSTSSVLSAAEKNVKIETPSRKRKGLDIDALWRKKFKDVENQKSPEKSEKSEKTIKEEPLETHPSGERKLRSASKDSKSLSKETHNTISTRSSSSGTPRKKMEPEDVKPNIKMLKKSLPVSFQCSNLNDGTVGDASVMLDPTKISLHSSSVAYGEESQDEMEVIQHSTDDPNGTREEFDYNQIEYGNAVTPNGTYTLYAPDSNYAPYYQYSNNMQSSPQDNAPYLVPAPQSPVSIDDADSINLPNNQRASPATVNWLFENYEIGEGSLPRCELYDHYKKHCAEHRMDPVNAASFGKLIRSVFHNLKTRRLGTRGNSKYHYYGIRLKDSSTLHSMQHPQPQIIQNTYTPPMQLPQRDAYADTVNQVAAIKYMDVEIPDKRARKDNSSSSSSCRDSVSPCMDLPAQQTIQHTPVHSVIPSTQQPAPLHNNNVVSYVVTESDKAAMGKIDLPIVPFPDKDALMATIGFRKLGVGEEELNSLIDIYEILCREILALIKNIDFASVEDTWSKFWSGNFGVDRDHISALCTLDQVQDYIIEVDLALYQTIVDTLIPNVLLSELSTGMTQTCRTFAKNIDVYLRKSLMLANLGEFFVKKKIQAIKYLQQGLKRYTSLNHLAHASRGVLMKPEQVQQMYQDYIRVDINTVHQQAGWICGCDSVMVHHVNNAFKHNLQRMSAMEVWAEWLESIVDQVLAKYHDKPANVIANVGKQFLLNWSFYTSMIIRDLTLRSAMSFGSFTLIRLLADDYMYYLIESKIAKAGKQQLITVIRADKDWPLTTNPQEYIVVANDNDEDLDLEKAGLL, from the exons ATGACCAATGAGGAGCCGGTGCCATCGACGAGCAGTGTGCTCAGTGCAGCCGAGAAAAACGTGAAGAT agagaCTCCTTCAAGGAAGCGAAAAGGACTTGATATTGATGCACTTTGGAGGAAGAAATTTAAAGatgtcgaaaatcaaaaatcaccggagaaatctgaaaagtctgaaaaaacgATTAAAGAAGAGCCTCTAGAAACACATCCATCTGGAGAAAGAAAACTTCGATCTGCATCCAAAGATTCAAAATc attatcaaAAGAAACTCACAATACAATAAGCACAAGGTCTTCTTCGTCTGGAACACCTCGTAAGAAAATGGAGCCTGAAGATGTGAAGCCAAATATCAAGATGCTCAAGAAATCATTGCCAGTCTCATTTCAATGTTCTAACCTAAATGATGGTACCGTGGGAGATG CGTCAGTGATGTTAGATCCTACAAAGATATCGTTGCACTCGAGCTCAGTTGCCTATGGAGAGGAGTCGCAGGATG aaatggagGTCATCCAACACTCGACAGACGATCCGAATGGCACGCGAGAGGAATTCGACTATAATCAAATTGAATATGGAAA CGCGGTTACTCCAAATGGCACATACACTCTCTATGCTCCGGATTCAAACTATGCGCCGTACTATCAG tattcaAACAACATGCAGTCAAGCCCTCAAGACAATGCACCATATTTGGTCCCTGCTCCACAGTCCCCGGTCTCGATCGACGACGCAGACTCGATCAACTTGCCGAACAATCAACGAGCTTCCCCCGCAACG GTGAACTGGCTCTTCGAGAATTACGAGATTGGAGAAGGGTCGCTGCCAAGATGTGAACTCTACGATCACTACAAAAA GCATTGCGCTGAACATCGAATGGATCCAGTGAACGCTGCCTCATTCGGAAAGCTCATCCGATCCGTCTTCCACAACCTCAAGACCCGACGGCTGGGCACCCGCGGCAACTCGAAGTACCACTACTATGGCATCCGTCTGAAGGACTCCTCAACGCTTCATTCCATGCAGCATCCACAGCCTCAAATCATTCAAAACACATACACTCCGCCAATGCAGCTACCGCAAAGAGATGCGTATGCTGATACGGTAAACCAGGTGGCAGCAATCAAATATATGGATGTTGAGATTCCGGATAAACGAGCGAGAAAGGACAACTCATCGTCGTCATCATCCTGCAGAGA cagcgTCTCTCCTTGCATGGATCTTCCAGCTCAACAAACCATACAGCATACCCCCGTCCACTCAGTCATACCATCAACGCAACAACCTGCTCCATTACATAACAACAATGTAGTATCGTATGTAGTAACTGAAAGTGATAAAGCCGCGATGGGAAAGATTGATCTTCCAATTGTGCCGTTTCCGGATAAGGATGCACTGATGGCTACTATTgg attccgaAAACTTGGCGTCGGAGAGGAAGAGCTCAACTCTTTGATTGACATCTACGAAATCTTGTGCCGAGAAATTCTGGCTCTGAtcaaaaacattgattttgcATCAGTAGAAGACACTTGGAGCAAATTTTGGTCCGGAAACTTTGGAGTTGATCGAGATCACATTAGTGCTCTTTGTACACTCGATCAAGTTCAAGACTACATTATTGAAGTGGACCTTGCATTGTACCAAACCATCGTCGATACTCTTATCCCAAACGTTTTGCTCTCGGAGCTCTCCACAGGAATGACCCAGACGTGCCGAACATTTGCTAAAAATATTGATGTGTACTTGAGGAAATCGCTGATGCTCGCAAATCTCGGAGAGTTTTTCGTAAAAAAGAAGATCCAGGCAATCAAGTATTTGCAACAAGGGCTCAAACGATACACTTCTTTGAATCATTTGGCTCACGCTTCTCGTGGAGTTTTGATGAAACCAGAGCAAGTTCAGCAGATGTATCAAGACTATATTCGAGTTGATATCAACACAGTCCACCAGCAAGCCGGATGGATTTGTGGTTGCGATAGTGTCATGGTGCACCATGTGAACAACGCCTTCAAGCATAACCTTCAACGGATGAGTGCAATGGAGGTATGGGCCGAGTGGCTGGAAAGTATTGTGGATCAAGTGCTCGCCAAGTATcacgacaaaccggcaaacgtGATTGCTAATGTCGGAAAGCAATTTCTGCTCAACTGGAGTTTCTACACATCGATGATCATTCGGGATCTGACTTTGCGATCAGCCATGTCATTCGGATCTTTCACTCTGATTAGGTTGCTGGCCGATGATTACATGTATTATTTAATTGAGTCGAAAATTGCTAAA GCCGGAAAACAACAACTCATCACGGTAATTCGTGCCGACAAGGACTGGCCGTTGACTACAAACCCTCAGGAATACATAGTGGTAGCCAATGACAATGACGAAGACCTTGACCTCGAGAAAGCAGGTCTTCTGTAA
- the daf-19 gene encoding RFX-like transcription factor daf-19 (Confirmed by transcript evidence) produces MLDPTKISLHSSSVAYGEESQDEMEVIQHSTDDPNGTREEFDYNQIEYGNAVTPNGTYTLYAPDSNYAPYYQYSNNMQSSPQDNAPYLVPAPQSPVSIDDADSINLPNNQRASPATVNWLFENYEIGEGSLPRCELYDHYKKHCAEHRMDPVNAASFGKLIRSVFHNLKTRRLGTRGNSKYHYYGIRLKDSSTLHSMQHPQPQIIQNTYTPPMQLPQRDAYADTVNQVAAIKYMDVEIPDKRARKDNSSSSSSCRDSVSPCMDLPAQQTIQHTPVHSVIPSTQQPAPLHNNNVVSYVVTESDKAAMGKIDLPIVPFPDKDALMATIGFRKLGVGEEELNSLIDIYEILCREILALIKNIDFASVEDTWSKFWSGNFGVDRDHISALCTLDQVQDYIIEVDLALYQTIVDTLIPNVLLSELSTGMTQTCRTFAKNIDVYLRKSLMLANLGEFFVKKKIQAIKYLQQGLKRYTSLNHLAHASRGVLMKPEQVQQMYQDYIRVDINTVHQQAGWICGCDSVMVHHVNNAFKHNLQRMSAMEVWAEWLESIVDQVLAKYHDKPANVIANVGKQFLLNWSFYTSMIIRDLTLRSAMSFGSFTLIRLLADDYMYYLIESKIAKAGKQQLITVIRADKDWPLTTNPQEYIVVANDNDEDLDLEKAGLL; encoded by the exons ATGTTAGATCCTACAAAGATATCGTTGCACTCGAGCTCAGTTGCCTATGGAGAGGAGTCGCAGGATG aaatggagGTCATCCAACACTCGACAGACGATCCGAATGGCACGCGAGAGGAATTCGACTATAATCAAATTGAATATGGAAA CGCGGTTACTCCAAATGGCACATACACTCTCTATGCTCCGGATTCAAACTATGCGCCGTACTATCAG tattcaAACAACATGCAGTCAAGCCCTCAAGACAATGCACCATATTTGGTCCCTGCTCCACAGTCCCCGGTCTCGATCGACGACGCAGACTCGATCAACTTGCCGAACAATCAACGAGCTTCCCCCGCAACG GTGAACTGGCTCTTCGAGAATTACGAGATTGGAGAAGGGTCGCTGCCAAGATGTGAACTCTACGATCACTACAAAAA GCATTGCGCTGAACATCGAATGGATCCAGTGAACGCTGCCTCATTCGGAAAGCTCATCCGATCCGTCTTCCACAACCTCAAGACCCGACGGCTGGGCACCCGCGGCAACTCGAAGTACCACTACTATGGCATCCGTCTGAAGGACTCCTCAACGCTTCATTCCATGCAGCATCCACAGCCTCAAATCATTCAAAACACATACACTCCGCCAATGCAGCTACCGCAAAGAGATGCGTATGCTGATACGGTAAACCAGGTGGCAGCAATCAAATATATGGATGTTGAGATTCCGGATAAACGAGCGAGAAAGGACAACTCATCGTCGTCATCATCCTGCAGAGA cagcgTCTCTCCTTGCATGGATCTTCCAGCTCAACAAACCATACAGCATACCCCCGTCCACTCAGTCATACCATCAACGCAACAACCTGCTCCATTACATAACAACAATGTAGTATCGTATGTAGTAACTGAAAGTGATAAAGCCGCGATGGGAAAGATTGATCTTCCAATTGTGCCGTTTCCGGATAAGGATGCACTGATGGCTACTATTgg attccgaAAACTTGGCGTCGGAGAGGAAGAGCTCAACTCTTTGATTGACATCTACGAAATCTTGTGCCGAGAAATTCTGGCTCTGAtcaaaaacattgattttgcATCAGTAGAAGACACTTGGAGCAAATTTTGGTCCGGAAACTTTGGAGTTGATCGAGATCACATTAGTGCTCTTTGTACACTCGATCAAGTTCAAGACTACATTATTGAAGTGGACCTTGCATTGTACCAAACCATCGTCGATACTCTTATCCCAAACGTTTTGCTCTCGGAGCTCTCCACAGGAATGACCCAGACGTGCCGAACATTTGCTAAAAATATTGATGTGTACTTGAGGAAATCGCTGATGCTCGCAAATCTCGGAGAGTTTTTCGTAAAAAAGAAGATCCAGGCAATCAAGTATTTGCAACAAGGGCTCAAACGATACACTTCTTTGAATCATTTGGCTCACGCTTCTCGTGGAGTTTTGATGAAACCAGAGCAAGTTCAGCAGATGTATCAAGACTATATTCGAGTTGATATCAACACAGTCCACCAGCAAGCCGGATGGATTTGTGGTTGCGATAGTGTCATGGTGCACCATGTGAACAACGCCTTCAAGCATAACCTTCAACGGATGAGTGCAATGGAGGTATGGGCCGAGTGGCTGGAAAGTATTGTGGATCAAGTGCTCGCCAAGTATcacgacaaaccggcaaacgtGATTGCTAATGTCGGAAAGCAATTTCTGCTCAACTGGAGTTTCTACACATCGATGATCATTCGGGATCTGACTTTGCGATCAGCCATGTCATTCGGATCTTTCACTCTGATTAGGTTGCTGGCCGATGATTACATGTATTATTTAATTGAGTCGAAAATTGCTAAA GCCGGAAAACAACAACTCATCACGGTAATTCGTGCCGACAAGGACTGGCCGTTGACTACAAACCCTCAGGAATACATAGTGGTAGCCAATGACAATGACGAAGACCTTGACCTCGAGAAAGCAGGTCTTCTGTAA